From SAR324 cluster bacterium:
GTTGCTGCTGTTGCCTGGTCTCTCTTCCTTGGTCTGGTTTGGTATCGTTCGTTGAATTGGAAGATGTTGATCAAGATCTCGATGGAAACTATCGAAACCACAGCGACAGTTCTTTTCATCGTGGCTAGTGCTTCCATTTTTGCTTGGGTGTTAACTACGACTCAAGTCACCTCACAAATTGCGCAATGGGTCCTTTCCATCAGTGACAATCCGTTAGTATTTTTGCTCATGGCGAATGTTTTTTTGTTATTTGTAGGTTGTTTCATGGAGAGGATCGCAGCAATCACCATTCTGGTTCCTGTGTTCATGCCAATTCTTGGTAGTCTAGGTATAGACCCTGTTCACTTCGGTTTGGTGATGGTTCTAAATCTGATGATTGGGTTGTTGACTCCACCTATTGGCATGGTTCTCTACATCATGGCCAAGATTTCTAACCAAACCTTTGAGGAAACCGTTCAAGCTGTGCTGCCTTGGTTCATACCGTTGATTGGTGCCCTATTAGTCATAACGTACGTCCCAGAGATAGTCTTGTGGCTACCAACAATGCTTTATCGATAAATTCAAAGCTAAACTTTAGGAGGACCCTTGCTGCAATGTAGCATTTACGGAGCGGAAGATCTGAGAATTGAAGACGTTCCTTGTCCGCAACCCGGACCCGATCAGGCATTGGTAAAGATGGGAGCTGCAGGAATCTGTGGTTCTGATATGCACTATTTTCGGCATGGACAGATTGGGAAATTCAAAATTCAAGAACCCTTGATCCCTGGCCACGAGGCATCTGGTGTGATTGCAGGTCTGGGCACCAATGTCACTGGTCTCGAAGAAGGACAACGAGTTGCGATTAATCCCTCTCACCCTTGTGGAAAATGTTCTCGATGTCGGGAGGGGCGTGAAAACCTTTGTGACAGTATGTTTTTTCTTGGGAGTGCCAGTGTTTTTCCGCATGCACAGGGAATGTTTCGGGAGTATTTTTTAATTTCCGCAAAGCAGTGTATTCCTGTTTCAAATCAGGTTTCTCTTGAAGAACTGGCATTGTCAGAACCATTCTCTGTGGGACTTCACGCAGTCAACAGGGCAGGGAACTTGTCTGGGAAGAGAGTCTTAATCAGTGGTTCGGGAACGATCGGATGCATGGTTTTACTTGCTGCTAAACTGGATGGGGCAGAACAGGTCACGATGGTTGATGTGCTGGAGGAACCGTTGGCAATTGCCCGAAAAGTTGGGGCTGACCAAACGCTTTGTGTGAAGCCATCAGCAGCACTGTCTCCTGAATTACTTAATCAATTTGATGTGGCTTTTGAGGTTTCGGGGGCGGCATCTGCACTTGGCAACTGTATCGAACTAGTCTGTCGTGGAGGTACAATAGTGCAGGTCGGAACGCTTCCTGTTGAGGGAATTCATCTTTTTGCGAATCAGATCATGGTTAAGGAATTGGACATCAGAGGTTCTATGCGTTTTGGCAATGTATTCTCACGAGCCGTCAAATTGCTTGAGAGTCAAAGATTGAACGTGCAACCGATCCTAACTGGTCGATTTCCGATTGCCGAAGCAGCCAAAGCTCTCCAGTTGGCTTTTGATAAAACGATCTCCATGAAAGTTCAGATTGTGCCTCATTGACAAAGTCAGTGAGCAGTGTTCTTCGAATCAATTATTACTGGGTGCTAAATCTAAAGAAACTGATCAAACGAGTAGGTGCCCTCTACCAAAGAAATGGCCTGGCCTGTCTTGATTGACTCCTGAGCTGCTAATCCAAGCAGGACAGCCCGGGCTCCATCTTCTAAACTAACTTCGATTTCCCCATTCCCTAAAACTACCTGCTGGAACCGTTGGTGCTGGTAAAATGTGGACCCATGATGGTCCCCGGCTGCCAGAATCAAAGGGTCTACAGCGGCTTCTATTCTTGAAACACCTTTTGGAAATCTTGGACTAAAAATCAACTCTGGTGTAGGTGGGTTGCCCAAATCTTCTGGCCAGAATCGATCTGGCCCAGGAATTTTACATTCTACCTTCCCTGATGATCCAACAGCTGCAATTTCCTCCTGGAAAAGAGATCCTTCAGCGAACATGCACAGGTCAAGGGTTGACCTCATTGCATTTGCAAACTCTACAATCACAAAG
This genomic window contains:
- a CDS encoding L-idonate 5-dehydrogenase gives rise to the protein MLQCSIYGAEDLRIEDVPCPQPGPDQALVKMGAAGICGSDMHYFRHGQIGKFKIQEPLIPGHEASGVIAGLGTNVTGLEEGQRVAINPSHPCGKCSRCREGRENLCDSMFFLGSASVFPHAQGMFREYFLISAKQCIPVSNQVSLEELALSEPFSVGLHAVNRAGNLSGKRVLISGSGTIGCMVLLAAKLDGAEQVTMVDVLEEPLAIARKVGADQTLCVKPSAALSPELLNQFDVAFEVSGAASALGNCIELVCRGGTIVQVGTLPVEGIHLFANQIMVKELDIRGSMRFGNVFSRAVKLLESQRLNVQPILTGRFPIAEAAKALQLAFDKTISMKVQIVPH